The following are encoded together in the Corticium candelabrum chromosome 1, ooCorCand1.1, whole genome shotgun sequence genome:
- the LOC134192824 gene encoding uncharacterized protein LOC134192824 — translation MRMKTLRVQLLLSLVFILATSSYATKLDLELTKHLCENDPPYELKSLCRSKFGVTCPSEVKFGDWEYTLIDVNSSVNSTEAIYCPGEQLLKYERRTDLSSVPSECRSGVRIDAEQQYRCPPSLPEKAIRLGRIFGSFDSPSSNTLHEQPPAVLRQKT, via the exons ATGAGGATGAAGACACTGCGTGTACAATTATTGCTCTCACTCGTGTTCATACTGGCTACTTCAAGCTATGCTACAAAGTTGGACCTCGAACTTACGAAGCACCTCTGCGAGAACGACCCGCCATACGAACTGAAATCATTGTGCAGATCTAAGTTTGGTGTCACGTGTCCATCTGAAGTCAAGTTTGGAGACTGGGAATACACTCTGATCGATGTCAACAGCTCGGTCAATAGTACCGAGGCCATTTATTGCCCCGGAGAACAATTGCTGAAGTACGAAAGACGAACGGATCTTTCCTCTGTTCCTTCCGAATGTCGTTCAGGCGTGCGCATCGATGCGGAACAACAGTACCGAT GTCCGCCTTCTCTACCAGAAAAGGCCATTCGTCTAGGACGCATATTTGGCAGTTTTGACTCACCTTCATCCAATACTCTACACGAGCAACCTCCTGCAGTGCTGCGACAGAAGACGTGA